In Cupriavidus basilensis, one genomic interval encodes:
- a CDS encoding fumarylacetoacetate hydrolase family protein: protein MNWHSLATYELAGDKRAGLVVADTLYDLAALGRACEIDPASLPRDMNQVFAQWVQHAPLLADMAGRAAQLATRGKLAAVDAAATYAVPYQPGRIFGVASNFYDHADEMGTKLAARSESQPYAFMKAETSVIPTGATVLMPPETAKLDWEVELGVVIGQRCRHVSVEDALSVIAGYTVFNDISARDLNRRTDYPFTHDWFRGKSFDTFGPMGPWVVPAGCIADPQNLRMSLTVNGETMQDGNTSQMIFSVAEQIAYLSRILTLQPGDLIATGTPDGVGMGRGVFLKPGDNMVAWVEGIGSIKNAVALEALAAR from the coding sequence GTGAACTGGCACAGCCTCGCAACCTATGAACTCGCCGGCGACAAGCGCGCCGGCCTGGTAGTCGCAGATACCCTGTATGACCTGGCCGCGCTCGGACGTGCGTGCGAGATCGATCCCGCCAGCCTGCCCCGCGACATGAACCAGGTGTTTGCCCAGTGGGTCCAACACGCACCCTTGCTGGCCGACATGGCCGGCCGCGCGGCACAACTGGCAACCCGCGGCAAGCTCGCCGCCGTGGATGCGGCCGCCACCTACGCCGTGCCCTACCAGCCGGGCCGCATCTTTGGCGTGGCGTCGAACTTCTACGACCACGCCGATGAGATGGGCACCAAGCTGGCAGCGCGCAGCGAGAGCCAGCCTTATGCCTTCATGAAGGCGGAAACCAGCGTGATCCCCACCGGCGCGACCGTGCTGATGCCGCCGGAAACCGCCAAGCTCGACTGGGAAGTGGAACTTGGCGTGGTGATCGGCCAGCGCTGCCGCCACGTTTCGGTGGAAGACGCGCTATCGGTCATTGCCGGCTATACCGTGTTCAACGACATCAGCGCGCGCGACCTCAACCGCCGCACCGACTATCCCTTCACCCACGACTGGTTCCGCGGCAAAAGCTTCGATACCTTCGGCCCCATGGGCCCGTGGGTGGTGCCGGCGGGCTGCATCGCCGACCCGCAGAACCTGCGCATGTCGCTAACCGTGAACGGTGAAACCATGCAGGACGGCAATACCTCGCAAATGATCTTCTCCGTGGCCGAGCAGATCGCCTACCTGTCGCGCATCCTGACGCTGCAGCCGGGCGACCTGATCGCCACCGGCACGCCGGATGGCGTCGGCATGGGACGCGGCGTGTTCCTGAAACCCGGCGACAACATGGTGGCCTGGGTCGAAGGCATTGGCTCGATCAAGAACGCAGTGGCGCTAGAGGCGCTGGCGGCGCGTTGA